In Camelina sativa cultivar DH55 chromosome 16, Cs, whole genome shotgun sequence, a single window of DNA contains:
- the LOC104751625 gene encoding glutathione S-transferase TCHQD-like, with amino-acid sequence MQLYHHPYSLDSQRVRLALEEKGIDYTSYHVNPITGKHMDPSFFRMNPNAKLPVFRNGSHIILDTIEIIEYLERIAEVSSGIEDATFGREVLEWMRKIREWDPKLFTLAHIPDNRRLYVSKFLRMVVIARMAESPDLASAYHRKLREAYDTEDKLKDPGALRRSTDHLLRLLDEVETKLEGTTYLAGNEFSMADVMLIPVLARLSLLDLEDEYITSRKNLAEYWIVVRSRPSYKKVIGRYFNGWRKYATLVKTWMFVRVRSLLRKY; translated from the exons ATGCAGTTATATCATCATCCTTACTCATTAGATAGCCAAAGAGTGAGACTAGCTTTGGAAGAGAAAGGCATTGATTACACATCATACCATGTCAATCCCATCACTGGCAAGCACATGGACCCTTCCTTCTTTAGGATGAATCCAAACGCAAAACTTCCCGTTTTCAGGAATGGTTCTCACATCATTTTGGACACTATTGAGATCATAGA GTACTTGGAGAGAATAGCTGAGGTTTCCTCTGGTATAGAAGATGCTACATTTGGTAGAGAAGTTCTTGAATGGATGCGGAAGATTAGGGAATGGGACCCCAAGCTTTTCACTCTTGCTCACATACCGGATAATCGTCGTCTCTATGTTTCCAAGTTCTTGAGGATGGTTGTGATTGCAAGGATGGCTGAGTCTCCAGACTTGGCAAGTGCTTACCATAGGAAGCTAAGGGAAGCATACGATACAGAAGACAAACTAAAAGACCCTGGTGCCTTAAGACGAAGCACAGACCATTTGCTTAGGCTCCTAGATGAGGTTGAAACAAAGCTTGAGGGGACAACATATTTGGCAGGGAACGAGTTTAGTATGGCTGATGTAATGCTAATCCCGGTGCTAGCTCGGTTATCCCTGTTGGATTTGGAAGATGAGTATATAACTAGTAGGAAGAATCTGGCTGAGTATTGGATTGTTGTGAGAAGTAGACCAAGCTACAAGAAGGTAATTGGAAGGTACTTTAATGGATGGAGAAAATATGCAACACTTGTAAAAACTTGGATGTTTGTTAGAGTCAGAAGTTTGCTCAGAAAATATTGA